In Leptospira congkakensis, a single window of DNA contains:
- the dxs gene encoding 1-deoxy-D-xylulose-5-phosphate synthase codes for MPSYPYLDKIQFPEDLRKITEAELPEVCHDLREYIIDTLSDVGGHFASNLGVVELTVALHYVFQTPTDKIIWDVGHQTYPHKILTGRKKELPTVRKWQGLSGFPKREESEYDLYNTGHAGTSISQALGEACARDLLGKDYKVTAVIGDASIATGMAIEAMNHGGHIKPNMLVILNDNYMSISKNVGSISNYLNRIISSQIYNKGKTAFYSFLKWIPLIGPALQALAHNMETSFKHFMMRPGGLFEDLGFTYFGPIDGHDVNRVVHMLQNLSKIQGPILLHVLTQKGKGYKPAEADPIKYHGVTPFNKESGKMASSDSNKISLSKIVGKTLTDLTDKDKRIAVITPAMIEGSGLREYQETYPTHTFDVGIAEQHSVAFAGAMTSGGAIPFMCIYSTFLTRAMDQLVEDVSLMNLPVRFVIDRAGIVGPDGETHQGLSDLGYLAGLPNMDIIVPSSAQDIIDSLHFMKDYTEHPIAIRFPKDNGDLRELKFDSPQTIKKAKGRLVIEGKDLLILSVGFMLPIATAVAEILKQKGISVSVVDLFWLRPYDKELVHGQIEKNQRFVILDESYIHAGASGFLLNEIPSDFLSKFLKTFALPPEPIHHGERNQILDHYRLTASHIAEELVLSLKK; via the coding sequence ATGCCATCTTATCCTTATCTCGACAAAATCCAATTTCCGGAAGACCTTAGAAAGATAACAGAAGCAGAACTCCCCGAGGTCTGCCATGACCTTCGGGAATACATCATCGACACCCTCTCCGACGTGGGAGGGCATTTTGCTAGTAACCTAGGTGTTGTGGAACTTACTGTTGCCCTTCACTATGTGTTCCAAACTCCTACTGACAAAATCATCTGGGACGTGGGTCACCAAACCTATCCTCATAAAATTCTCACAGGTAGAAAAAAAGAACTTCCTACCGTTCGTAAGTGGCAAGGACTATCCGGTTTTCCCAAACGAGAGGAATCGGAATATGATTTGTACAACACTGGCCATGCAGGGACTTCTATTTCCCAGGCACTTGGTGAGGCCTGCGCCCGTGACTTACTAGGAAAAGATTACAAAGTAACTGCTGTCATTGGAGATGCATCCATTGCCACAGGAATGGCCATTGAAGCCATGAACCACGGTGGTCATATCAAACCGAATATGTTAGTCATTTTGAATGATAACTACATGTCGATTTCCAAAAACGTGGGTTCCATTTCTAATTATCTCAATCGTATCATCTCTTCTCAGATCTATAACAAAGGTAAAACGGCATTTTATAGTTTTTTAAAATGGATTCCGCTCATTGGGCCTGCGTTACAAGCACTTGCTCATAATATGGAAACTTCTTTTAAACATTTTATGATGCGTCCTGGTGGACTTTTTGAAGATTTGGGATTTACTTATTTTGGACCGATTGATGGTCACGATGTGAATCGTGTGGTTCACATGTTGCAAAACCTTTCTAAAATCCAAGGTCCCATCCTTTTGCATGTATTAACGCAAAAAGGAAAAGGTTACAAACCTGCTGAAGCGGATCCCATCAAATATCATGGTGTCACACCGTTTAACAAAGAGTCGGGGAAGATGGCTTCTTCTGACTCCAATAAAATCAGTCTTTCTAAAATTGTTGGAAAAACACTTACCGATTTAACAGACAAAGACAAACGAATTGCCGTCATCACTCCTGCGATGATTGAAGGTTCGGGACTTAGGGAATACCAAGAAACTTATCCAACTCATACATTTGATGTGGGGATCGCGGAACAACATTCGGTCGCATTTGCTGGTGCGATGACAAGTGGTGGCGCCATTCCTTTTATGTGTATTTATTCCACATTTCTCACAAGAGCTATGGACCAACTTGTGGAAGATGTTTCTCTTATGAACTTACCAGTTCGGTTTGTGATCGATCGTGCTGGAATTGTTGGCCCGGACGGCGAAACTCACCAAGGTTTGTCGGATCTTGGATACTTGGCTGGGCTTCCCAACATGGACATCATTGTTCCAAGTTCCGCACAAGACATCATTGATAGCCTACATTTTATGAAGGATTATACAGAACACCCGATCGCCATTCGTTTCCCGAAAGATAATGGCGACTTACGTGAGTTAAAGTTTGATTCTCCTCAAACAATCAAAAAGGCAAAAGGCCGGTTGGTTATCGAGGGAAAAGATTTACTCATTCTTTCTGTTGGGTTTATGTTGCCAATCGCAACTGCTGTAGCGGAGATTTTGAAACAAAAAGGAATTTCCGTTTCCGTCGTAGATCTTTTCTGGTTACGACCTTATGATAAGGAACTTGTCCATGGACAAATTGAAAAGAACCAACGATTTGTGATTTTGGATGAAAGTTATATCCATGCCGGTGCTTCTGGTTTTCTTTTGAATGAAATTCCATCTGACTTCTTGAGCAAATTTTTGAAGACCTTTGCCTTGCCGCCAGAACCCATCCACCATGGGGAAAGGAATCAGATTTTGGATCATTACCGACTGACTGCTTCGCATATCGCGGAAGAACTCGTTTTGTCTTTGAAAAAATAA
- a CDS encoding adenylate/guanylate cyclase domain-containing protein, whose product MSDKESKSLSILDYLSVTVATLGTLGVIISVIMTGWEYEFSFLIGGLLALLVSSYFVYKTIEKVSKDKQKSGAIWLSYVIAIFMYAMVNTFQPLKDLEENSVSTRFQFLRGSNTKTESEGDTGRIEYIQFQPPAKARKDINIIGITTESLEKLQGTWPLPWSYYADIIETFKDSNNILMFDIFFVDYKPGQTEEMAAALQKNRNVLFDFPMEVSAESKEAVLNLEKRIDILRKFQLKNVIDENDAGISWVKFPQPPIEPIAELSAGLGFANVKKDESGLNRKMPLVVKVYNSGRERETEYFPSIDLLIVCKYYGIDVQRDVEVNMGHYIKLSNIPKKIIREFNIKERKFEERDVMQVPNEKREVVIPIDWEGQMEINFVGGRYSFKQNEIFEVTNDWDAELLEANQISNKIFLVAMYYATGRGASKDSHLSPFGDMSGIEHHAHAVNTILNQDFLSTVPNWGIFLIYVGLGVMIGFLQPRVKTHIGFAIMLTQLLLYVVAALYIFQTFNLITVLPSVTIEQIVVFVAIIGFRILTEEENVKYIRQTFSKFVSKDVVDELLKHPDNLALGGSKREITIFFSDVRGFTTISEQLGPEDLVKLLNEYLSAMTDIIIEYKGTIDKYMGDAIMAFWGAPVPLEDHAYYACVASLVQLDYLKVLQQKWAERNVPVIDIGCGLNSGPAVVGNMGSSHRMEYTCMGDTINLGSRLEGSNKMYTTNVIISEYTYEKVKDRVVARELDLVRVKGKTQPVRIYELLGITNPEDMEKMKRPLQKAAT is encoded by the coding sequence ATGTCCGACAAAGAATCAAAATCGCTTTCGATTTTGGACTATCTCAGTGTTACCGTTGCCACCCTAGGAACACTCGGTGTGATCATTTCTGTCATCATGACAGGATGGGAATATGAATTTTCCTTCCTTATCGGTGGTTTACTTGCCTTACTTGTTTCCTCTTACTTTGTTTATAAAACCATTGAAAAGGTTTCTAAAGACAAACAAAAGTCAGGTGCCATTTGGTTGTCTTATGTAATTGCCATTTTTATGTATGCAATGGTAAATACTTTCCAACCACTCAAAGATTTGGAAGAAAATTCCGTTTCCACAAGATTCCAATTTCTACGTGGTTCTAATACAAAAACAGAAAGCGAAGGGGACACGGGCCGTATTGAATACATCCAGTTCCAACCACCAGCTAAGGCCCGTAAGGATATCAATATTATTGGTATCACAACAGAATCACTCGAAAAATTACAAGGGACTTGGCCTTTGCCTTGGAGTTATTACGCAGACATCATAGAAACTTTTAAAGATTCGAACAACATTCTGATGTTCGATATTTTCTTCGTAGATTACAAACCCGGTCAAACGGAAGAGATGGCAGCAGCTCTTCAAAAGAACCGGAATGTCCTTTTCGACTTTCCAATGGAAGTCAGTGCGGAATCGAAGGAGGCTGTTCTCAATTTAGAAAAACGAATTGATATCCTACGTAAGTTTCAATTGAAAAATGTCATCGATGAAAACGATGCAGGAATTTCTTGGGTGAAGTTCCCTCAACCTCCGATTGAACCCATCGCTGAATTGTCAGCTGGTCTCGGTTTTGCGAACGTAAAAAAAGATGAATCTGGTTTGAATCGTAAAATGCCACTTGTGGTAAAGGTTTATAATTCAGGCAGAGAAAGAGAAACCGAATATTTCCCATCCATCGACTTACTCATTGTTTGTAAATACTACGGTATTGACGTTCAAAGAGATGTGGAAGTCAATATGGGACATTATATCAAATTGTCCAATATTCCCAAAAAGATCATTCGTGAGTTTAACATCAAAGAACGAAAATTTGAAGAAAGAGACGTGATGCAAGTTCCGAACGAAAAGCGAGAAGTTGTGATTCCTATTGACTGGGAAGGTCAAATGGAAATCAACTTTGTCGGCGGACGTTATTCCTTCAAACAAAACGAAATTTTTGAAGTTACGAATGATTGGGACGCTGAATTACTCGAAGCAAACCAAATCAGTAACAAAATCTTTCTTGTAGCGATGTATTATGCAACCGGTCGTGGGGCTTCTAAAGACTCCCACTTATCTCCGTTTGGTGATATGTCAGGAATTGAACACCACGCTCATGCCGTAAACACCATCTTAAACCAAGATTTTCTTTCCACTGTTCCCAACTGGGGAATTTTCCTAATTTATGTTGGTCTTGGTGTGATGATTGGCTTTTTGCAACCAAGGGTAAAAACACATATCGGTTTTGCGATTATGTTGACCCAGCTCTTACTTTATGTTGTAGCTGCTCTTTATATTTTCCAAACCTTCAACCTCATCACTGTCCTTCCTTCGGTAACGATCGAACAGATTGTTGTATTTGTGGCCATCATTGGATTTAGAATCTTAACAGAAGAAGAGAACGTAAAATACATTCGTCAAACCTTCTCCAAATTCGTATCCAAAGACGTTGTGGATGAACTTCTCAAACACCCTGACAACTTGGCTCTTGGTGGATCCAAAAGAGAAATCACCATTTTCTTCTCTGACGTTCGCGGGTTCACGACTATTTCCGAACAGTTAGGTCCAGAAGATTTAGTAAAATTACTGAACGAATACCTGTCGGCAATGACGGACATAATCATTGAATACAAGGGAACCATCGATAAATATATGGGAGATGCGATCATGGCATTCTGGGGAGCTCCGGTTCCACTCGAAGACCACGCGTACTATGCTTGTGTTGCCTCACTCGTTCAGTTAGATTATTTAAAAGTCCTCCAACAAAAATGGGCAGAACGAAATGTTCCTGTGATCGATATTGGATGTGGTTTGAACTCTGGCCCAGCGGTTGTGGGGAATATGGGATCTTCTCACAGGATGGAATATACCTGTATGGGTGATACCATCAATCTTGGATCCCGATTAGAAGGATCCAATAAAATGTACACCACAAATGTGATCATTTCTGAATACACTTACGAAAAAGTGAAAGACAGAGTGGTGGCTCGAGAACTGGATTTAGTGCGAGTAAAAGGAAAAACCCAACCTGTTCGGATTTACGAATTGCTTGGAATCACAAACCCAGAAGATATGGAGAAAATGAAGCGGCCACTCCAAAAGGCGGCAACATGA